From a single Couchioplanes caeruleus genomic region:
- a CDS encoding GNAT family N-acetyltransferase, translated as MSVLLRPAGEDDLAGIGDLHYRSRAAAYAGIVSPAALTFGSPAALGEWWAERWRWERETHRLTVAVDGRRLAGFTYLGPSEEPGVAELSAIHADPAYVGRGVGRALMIDALAALARYGDRAVLWVLADNARARRFYERGGWVADGQSRVEPIGDEPVTQLRYVISPNGSAVA; from the coding sequence ATGAGCGTGCTCCTGCGGCCGGCCGGTGAGGACGACCTGGCCGGCATCGGCGACCTGCACTACCGTTCGCGCGCCGCGGCGTACGCCGGCATCGTCTCCCCCGCCGCGCTGACCTTCGGCTCCCCGGCCGCGCTGGGCGAATGGTGGGCCGAGCGCTGGAGGTGGGAGCGGGAGACGCACCGGCTGACCGTGGCCGTCGACGGCCGGCGGCTCGCCGGGTTCACGTACCTGGGGCCGAGTGAGGAGCCGGGGGTCGCCGAGCTGTCCGCGATCCATGCCGATCCGGCGTACGTGGGCCGGGGCGTCGGCCGCGCCCTGATGATCGACGCGCTGGCCGCCCTGGCCCGGTACGGCGACCGCGCCGTGCTGTGGGTTCTGGCGGACAACGCGCGAGCCCGGCGCTTCTACGAGCGCGGCGGGTGGGTCGCCGACGGGCAGAGCCGCGTCGAGCCGATCGGTGACGAGCCGGTGACCCAGCTGCGCTACGTTATCTCCCCGAACGGATCTGCCGTCGCCTGA
- a CDS encoding S1C family serine protease translates to MDTEHTSAETAALDAYSRVVTGVAAGLLPSVAALSVRTPRGAGAGSAVTFTDDGFLLTNAHVVAGANAGTASFADGTDSRFDVVGADVLSDLAVVRVHNPGAPAAPLGDAETLRIGQLVVAVGNPMGLAGSVTAGVVSGLGRSLPARDGRRVRIIDNVIQTDAALNPGNSGGALADSGGTVVGINTAVAGYGLGLAVPINRTTRQIIGELVGTGRVRRAWLGVAGVPVPLPPPLAERLGQKLGLRVVEVVPGSPAGTAGIYLGDILITAGGEPVQTVQALQRLMLGPAIGKNLPITVLRKNALVDVVTVPDELR, encoded by the coding sequence ATGGACACCGAACACACGAGCGCCGAGACCGCGGCGCTCGACGCGTACAGCCGGGTTGTCACCGGCGTCGCCGCCGGTCTCCTGCCGTCGGTCGCCGCGCTCAGCGTGCGCACCCCGCGGGGTGCCGGGGCCGGCTCGGCGGTGACGTTCACCGACGACGGATTCCTGCTCACCAACGCCCACGTGGTCGCCGGCGCGAACGCCGGCACCGCCTCCTTCGCCGACGGGACCGACAGCCGCTTCGACGTCGTCGGCGCCGACGTGCTGTCCGACCTCGCCGTGGTCCGGGTGCACAACCCGGGCGCACCGGCCGCGCCGCTGGGCGACGCCGAGACCCTCCGCATCGGCCAGCTCGTCGTGGCCGTCGGCAACCCCATGGGCCTCGCCGGCTCCGTGACGGCCGGCGTCGTCTCCGGCCTCGGCCGGTCCCTGCCGGCCCGCGACGGCCGGCGCGTCCGCATCATCGACAACGTCATCCAGACCGACGCGGCGCTCAACCCCGGCAACTCGGGCGGCGCCCTGGCCGACTCCGGCGGCACGGTCGTCGGCATCAACACGGCGGTCGCGGGGTACGGCCTCGGCCTCGCCGTACCGATCAACCGGACCACCCGCCAGATCATCGGCGAGCTCGTCGGCACCGGCCGGGTCCGCCGCGCGTGGCTCGGCGTCGCCGGCGTGCCGGTCCCGCTCCCGCCGCCGCTGGCCGAACGGCTCGGCCAGAAGCTCGGGCTGCGGGTCGTCGAGGTGGTCCCGGGCAGCCCGGCCGGTACGGCGGGCATCTACCTGGGCGACATCCTGATCACGGCCGGCGGCGAACCGGTGCAGACCGTGCAGGCGCTGCAACGGCTGATGCTGGGGCCTGCGATCGGGAAGAACCTGCCCATCACGGTCCTCCGCAAGAACGCGCTGGTCGACGTGGTCACCGTCCCCGACGAACTGCGCTGA
- a CDS encoding class I SAM-dependent methyltransferase, translated as MALIAYDRADAAAFEATRHLGDDALGAWRDAITRYVTPRPGMRLLDLGCGTGSWSRAFRGWWPGTDVLAVEPSAAMRERAVVPGVLAGDAADIPVDDAGVDAVWLSTVIHHIPDLPAAAREIRRVLKPGAPVLIRSAFPGRHDGITLCHFWPEAKAALDGTYPTVAAVEAAFAGAGLVTAGLEAVAQVSAPSLAEAAAGLRREAHTLLQLISDDAYARGVERLRAAAPAATGPLIDVLDLLVLR; from the coding sequence ATGGCGCTCATCGCGTACGACCGTGCCGACGCCGCCGCGTTCGAGGCGACCCGGCACCTGGGCGACGACGCGCTCGGCGCGTGGCGTGACGCGATCACCCGGTACGTGACCCCGCGGCCGGGCATGCGCCTGCTCGACCTCGGCTGCGGGACCGGGAGCTGGTCACGGGCCTTCCGCGGGTGGTGGCCGGGCACTGACGTCCTCGCGGTCGAACCGTCCGCCGCGATGCGTGAGCGGGCCGTCGTCCCGGGTGTGCTCGCCGGTGACGCCGCCGACATCCCGGTGGACGACGCCGGCGTCGACGCCGTCTGGCTCTCCACGGTCATCCACCACATCCCCGACCTGCCCGCCGCGGCCCGCGAGATCCGTCGGGTGCTGAAGCCCGGCGCCCCGGTCCTGATCCGTTCCGCGTTCCCGGGCCGGCACGACGGCATCACCCTGTGCCACTTCTGGCCGGAGGCCAAGGCCGCGCTGGACGGCACCTACCCGACCGTGGCCGCCGTCGAGGCCGCGTTCGCCGGCGCCGGTCTCGTCACCGCCGGACTCGAGGCGGTCGCCCAGGTTTCCGCGCCGTCGCTGGCGGAGGCGGCTGCCGGGCTACGCCGCGAGGCGCACACCCTGTTGCAGCTGATCAGCGATGACGCCTATGCCCGGGGCGTCGAACGGCTCCGCGCCGCCGCGCCGGCCGCGACGGGCCCGCTGATCGACGTGCTGGATCTGCTCGTCCTGCGCTGA
- a CDS encoding cystathionine beta-synthase: protein MRYYDNVVEIIGDTPLVRLRNVTEGISATVLAKVEYFNPGGSVKDRIAVRMVEDAEKAGLLKEGGTIVEPTSGNTGVGLALVAQLRGYRCIFVCPDKVSEDKQNVLRAYGAEVVVCPTAVAPEDPRSYYNVSDRLAREIPGAWKPDQYSNPANPRSHYEETGPEIWKQTEGRITHFVAGVGTGGTISGVGRYLKEQGNVRIVGADPEGSVYSGGTGRPYLVEGVGEDFWPQTYDRGVCDEVIEVSDSDSFEMTRRLAREEGLLVGGSCGMAVVAALEAARRAGPDDVVVVLLPDGGRGYLSKIFNDTWMARYGFLATGDGAPTVATALESKGGTMPPLVHVHPTETVRDAIDYMREYGISQLPVLKAEPPVVTGEVAGSIAEKALLDALFTGQAHLHDTIERHMGDPLPMIGGGQPVSEAVTLLEHADAAMVLIDGKPAGVLTRQDLLAHLS from the coding sequence GTGCGGTACTACGACAACGTCGTCGAGATCATCGGGGACACCCCCCTCGTCCGGCTGCGGAACGTCACCGAGGGCATCTCCGCGACCGTCCTCGCCAAGGTGGAGTACTTCAACCCCGGCGGGTCGGTGAAGGACCGGATCGCCGTACGGATGGTGGAGGACGCCGAGAAGGCCGGCCTCCTGAAAGAGGGCGGCACCATCGTGGAGCCGACCAGCGGCAACACGGGCGTGGGGCTGGCCCTCGTCGCCCAGCTGCGCGGCTACCGGTGCATCTTCGTCTGCCCCGACAAGGTCAGCGAGGACAAGCAGAACGTGCTGCGGGCGTACGGTGCCGAGGTGGTCGTCTGCCCGACCGCCGTCGCTCCCGAGGACCCGCGCTCCTACTACAACGTCTCGGACCGGCTGGCCCGCGAGATCCCCGGCGCCTGGAAGCCCGACCAGTACAGCAACCCGGCGAACCCGCGCTCGCACTACGAGGAGACCGGCCCGGAGATCTGGAAGCAGACCGAGGGCCGCATCACGCACTTCGTGGCGGGCGTCGGCACCGGCGGCACGATCTCCGGCGTCGGCCGCTACCTCAAGGAGCAGGGCAACGTCCGCATCGTCGGCGCCGACCCGGAGGGCTCGGTCTACTCCGGCGGCACCGGCCGGCCGTACCTGGTCGAGGGGGTCGGCGAGGACTTCTGGCCGCAGACGTACGACCGCGGCGTCTGCGACGAGGTCATCGAGGTGTCCGACTCGGACTCGTTCGAGATGACCCGCCGCCTGGCCCGCGAGGAGGGCCTGCTCGTCGGCGGCAGCTGCGGCATGGCGGTGGTGGCAGCGCTGGAGGCCGCCCGCAGGGCCGGCCCCGACGACGTCGTGGTGGTCCTGCTCCCCGACGGCGGCCGCGGCTACCTCTCCAAGATCTTCAACGACACCTGGATGGCCCGGTACGGCTTCCTCGCCACCGGCGACGGCGCCCCCACGGTCGCCACGGCCCTGGAGTCCAAGGGCGGCACGATGCCCCCGCTCGTCCACGTCCACCCCACCGAGACGGTCCGCGACGCGATCGACTACATGCGCGAGTACGGCATCAGCCAGCTCCCGGTCCTCAAGGCCGAACCGCCCGTCGTGACCGGCGAGGTGGCCGGCTCGATAGCGGAGAAGGCGCTCCTCGACGCCCTCTTCACCGGCCAGGCCCACCTCCACGACACGATCGAACGCCACATGGGCGACCCGCTTCCCATGATCGGCGGCGGCCAGCCGGTGAGCGAGGCGGTCACGCTGCTGGAGCACGCGGACGCGGCGATGGTCCTCATCGACGGCAAGCCGGCAGGTGTCCTCACCAGGCAGGACCTCCTCGCCCACCTGAGCTGA